In Seriola aureovittata isolate HTS-2021-v1 ecotype China chromosome 24, ASM2101889v1, whole genome shotgun sequence, the following proteins share a genomic window:
- the rcbtb1 gene encoding RCC1 and BTB domain-containing protein 1 isoform X2 — MVDVSKWPLFSLLSAEELATVRQACVFGTSANEAIYITHGNEVFVFGVNCSSCLGTGDSLSTIVPKKLDFLRGKKVSSLSYGSGPHVLLATEDGQLFAWGHNGYSQLGNGATNQGLSPVLVTANLQNKKVKEVACGSHHSMALTQDGEVFAWGYNNCGQIGSGSTANQPYPRKVTGCLQGKNAVGVACGQTSSMALVDNGEVYGWGYNGNGQLGVGNNGNQLTPCRLTGLQGLCIQQIVSGYGHCLALTDEGLLYAWGANTYGQLGTGNKTNHLSPVQIMADKERIVEVAACHSTHTSAAKTQSGQVYMWGQCRGQSIVLPHITHFASTDDVFACFATPSVMWRLMSMEHDDFLTVAEALRKEFDSPETADLKFSVDGKCIHVHKAVLKIRCEHFRSMFRSQWTEDQQEVIEIGQFSYPVYRSFLQFLYTDTVDLPPEDAIGLLDLATSYCENRLKRLCQQIIKSGITVENAFTLLSAAIRYDAEDLEEFCFRFCVNHLTQVTQTGAFWQVDGAMLKEFISRASRCGAFKN, encoded by the exons ATGGTGGACGTCAGTAAGTGGCCCCTGTTCTCTCTGCTGAGCGCTGAGGAGCTAGCCACGGTCCGACAGGCTTGTGTCTTTGGAACCTCTGCTAATGAAGCCATCTACATCACCCATGGAAATGAG GTATTTGTGTTTGGCGTGAACTGCAGTAGCTGCCTTGGTACAGGAGACAGCCTGAGCACCATTGTGCCAAAGAAACTAGACTTCCTGCGAGGGAAGAAGGTCAGCAGCCTGAGCTATGGCAGCGGACCTCACGTCCTGTTGGCTACTGAGG ATGGACAGCTGTTTGCTTGGGGGCACAATGGCTACAGTCAGTTGGGGAATGGGGCGACCAACCAGGGCCTGTCCCCGGTGCTGGTCACTGCTAACCTGCAGAACAAGAAGGTGAAAGAGGTGGCGTGCGGCTCGCATCACTCCATGGCTCTGACTCAGGATGGAGAG gTCTTCGCATGGGGTTACAACAACTGTGGCCAGATTGGTTCCGGCTCCACAGCCAACCAGCCCTACCCCAGGAAAGTCACGGGCTGCCTGCAGGGCAAGAACGCGGTGGGCGTCGCATGTGGTCAGACCTCCTCCATGGCTCTGGTCGACAACGGAGAG GTGTATGGCTGGGGCTACAATGGCAATGGACAGCTGGGTGTTGGTAACAATGGAAACCAGCTGACGCCTTGCCGCCTCACTGGACTCCAGGGGCTGTGTATTCAACAG ATTGTATCGGGCTACGGCCACTGCCTGGCACTAACAGATGAAGGGCTGCTGTATGCCTGGGGAGCAAACACCTACGGTCAGTTGGGAACCGGCAACAAGACCAACCACCTCAGCCCAGTACAAATCATGGCTGACAAAGAGAG GATTGTGGAGGTCGCTGCCTGCCATTCAACACATACCTCAGCAGCTAAGACGCAAAGTGGGCAG GTGTACATGTGGGGTCAGTGTCGGGGTCAGTCCATCGTCTTGCCTCACATCACTCACTTCGCCAGCACTGACGACGTCTTCGCCTGCTTCGCCACGCCCTCTGTCATGTGGAGGCTCATGTCAATGG AGCACGATGACTTCCTGACTGTTGCCGAGGCTCTGAGGAAAGAGTTTGACAGTCCAGAAACGGCTGACCTGAAATTCAGTGTTGACGGCAAATGCATTCATGTTCACAAAGCTGTCCTGAAGATCAG GTGTGAGCATTTCCGATCGATGTTCCGCTCCCAGTGGACGGAGGATCAGCAGGAGGTGATAGAGATCGGCCAGTTCTCTTACCCCGTCTACAGATCCTTCCTGCAGTTTCTCTACACAGACACCGTCGACCTTCCTCCTGAGGACGCCATCG GCCTGCTGGACCTGGCCACCTCTTACTGCGAAAACCGTCTGAAACGCCTGTGTCAGCAGATCATCAAGAGCGGTATCACTGTGGAAAATGCCTTCACCCTGCTGTCCGCCGCCATACGATACGACGCAGAG GACCTGGAAGAGTTTTGTTTCAGGTTCTGTGTCAACCATCTGACTCAGGTGACTCAGACCGGAGCCTTCTGGCAGGTGGACGGGGCAATGCTCAAGGAGTTCATTAGCAGAGCTAGCCGCTGCGGAGCCTTCAAGAACTGA
- the rcbtb1 gene encoding RCC1 and BTB domain-containing protein 1 isoform X1: MERCFSVSRDDSAPCTPPPPPPTSNPPPQVPPSPRHPPPIPPSSPVSPLTPPPRKGRLSFAGAMVDVSKWPLFSLLSAEELATVRQACVFGTSANEAIYITHGNEVFVFGVNCSSCLGTGDSLSTIVPKKLDFLRGKKVSSLSYGSGPHVLLATEDGQLFAWGHNGYSQLGNGATNQGLSPVLVTANLQNKKVKEVACGSHHSMALTQDGEVFAWGYNNCGQIGSGSTANQPYPRKVTGCLQGKNAVGVACGQTSSMALVDNGEVYGWGYNGNGQLGVGNNGNQLTPCRLTGLQGLCIQQIVSGYGHCLALTDEGLLYAWGANTYGQLGTGNKTNHLSPVQIMADKERIVEVAACHSTHTSAAKTQSGQVYMWGQCRGQSIVLPHITHFASTDDVFACFATPSVMWRLMSMEHDDFLTVAEALRKEFDSPETADLKFSVDGKCIHVHKAVLKIRCEHFRSMFRSQWTEDQQEVIEIGQFSYPVYRSFLQFLYTDTVDLPPEDAIGLLDLATSYCENRLKRLCQQIIKSGITVENAFTLLSAAIRYDAEDLEEFCFRFCVNHLTQVTQTGAFWQVDGAMLKEFISRASRCGAFKN; the protein is encoded by the exons ATGGAGCGATGCTTTAG TGTCAGCAGGGATGATTCTGCTCCTTGCACGCCACCTCCGCCTCCACCAACATCAAATCCTCCTCCTCAAGTTCCCCCTTCTCCTCGTCATCCCCCTCCtattcctccctcctctcctgtgtcaccCCTGACTCCTCCTCCCCGAAAAGGAAGGCTGAGTTTTGCCGGAGCCATGGTGGACGTCAGTAAGTGGCCCCTGTTCTCTCTGCTGAGCGCTGAGGAGCTAGCCACGGTCCGACAGGCTTGTGTCTTTGGAACCTCTGCTAATGAAGCCATCTACATCACCCATGGAAATGAG GTATTTGTGTTTGGCGTGAACTGCAGTAGCTGCCTTGGTACAGGAGACAGCCTGAGCACCATTGTGCCAAAGAAACTAGACTTCCTGCGAGGGAAGAAGGTCAGCAGCCTGAGCTATGGCAGCGGACCTCACGTCCTGTTGGCTACTGAGG ATGGACAGCTGTTTGCTTGGGGGCACAATGGCTACAGTCAGTTGGGGAATGGGGCGACCAACCAGGGCCTGTCCCCGGTGCTGGTCACTGCTAACCTGCAGAACAAGAAGGTGAAAGAGGTGGCGTGCGGCTCGCATCACTCCATGGCTCTGACTCAGGATGGAGAG gTCTTCGCATGGGGTTACAACAACTGTGGCCAGATTGGTTCCGGCTCCACAGCCAACCAGCCCTACCCCAGGAAAGTCACGGGCTGCCTGCAGGGCAAGAACGCGGTGGGCGTCGCATGTGGTCAGACCTCCTCCATGGCTCTGGTCGACAACGGAGAG GTGTATGGCTGGGGCTACAATGGCAATGGACAGCTGGGTGTTGGTAACAATGGAAACCAGCTGACGCCTTGCCGCCTCACTGGACTCCAGGGGCTGTGTATTCAACAG ATTGTATCGGGCTACGGCCACTGCCTGGCACTAACAGATGAAGGGCTGCTGTATGCCTGGGGAGCAAACACCTACGGTCAGTTGGGAACCGGCAACAAGACCAACCACCTCAGCCCAGTACAAATCATGGCTGACAAAGAGAG GATTGTGGAGGTCGCTGCCTGCCATTCAACACATACCTCAGCAGCTAAGACGCAAAGTGGGCAG GTGTACATGTGGGGTCAGTGTCGGGGTCAGTCCATCGTCTTGCCTCACATCACTCACTTCGCCAGCACTGACGACGTCTTCGCCTGCTTCGCCACGCCCTCTGTCATGTGGAGGCTCATGTCAATGG AGCACGATGACTTCCTGACTGTTGCCGAGGCTCTGAGGAAAGAGTTTGACAGTCCAGAAACGGCTGACCTGAAATTCAGTGTTGACGGCAAATGCATTCATGTTCACAAAGCTGTCCTGAAGATCAG GTGTGAGCATTTCCGATCGATGTTCCGCTCCCAGTGGACGGAGGATCAGCAGGAGGTGATAGAGATCGGCCAGTTCTCTTACCCCGTCTACAGATCCTTCCTGCAGTTTCTCTACACAGACACCGTCGACCTTCCTCCTGAGGACGCCATCG GCCTGCTGGACCTGGCCACCTCTTACTGCGAAAACCGTCTGAAACGCCTGTGTCAGCAGATCATCAAGAGCGGTATCACTGTGGAAAATGCCTTCACCCTGCTGTCCGCCGCCATACGATACGACGCAGAG GACCTGGAAGAGTTTTGTTTCAGGTTCTGTGTCAACCATCTGACTCAGGTGACTCAGACCGGAGCCTTCTGGCAGGTGGACGGGGCAATGCTCAAGGAGTTCATTAGCAGAGCTAGCCGCTGCGGAGCCTTCAAGAACTGA
- the cab39l gene encoding calcium-binding protein 39-like, with protein sequence MPLFGKSHKSPADIVRTLKENLAILVKQDKKTDKASEEVSKCLVSMKEILYGSNDKEPHTETVAQLAQELYNSGLLISLVENLQVIDFEGKKDVCQIFNNILRRQIGTRSPTVEYFCSHQEVLFILLKGYETPQVALNCGIMLRECIRHEPLAKIVLHSDHFHSFFNYVEMSTFDIASDAFATFKDLLTRHKVLVAEYLEQNYDAVFADYEKLLHSENYVTKRQSLKLLGELLLDRHNFTVMTRYISKPENLKLMMNLLRDKSPNIQFEAFHVFKVFVANPNKTQPIIDILLKNQTKLIDFLSNFQKDRADDEQFNDEKTYLIKQIRDLKKPAS encoded by the exons ATGCCGCTGTTCGGTAAATCCCACAAGAGTCCGGCAGACATCGTCAGGACCCTGAAGGAAAACCTGGCCATCCTAGTCAAGCAGGATAAGAAGACAGACAAG GCATCTGAGGAGGTGTCCAAGTGCTTGGTGTCCATGAAGGAGATTCTGTACGGGAGCAACGATAAGGAGCCCCACACCGAGACTGTTGCCCAGCTGGCCCAGGAGCTGTACAACAGCGGCCTGCTGATATCGCTGGTAGAAAACCTGCAGGTCATAGACTTTGAG gGGAAGAAGGATGTGTGTCAGATATTCAACAACATCCTGAGGAGGCAGATCGGGACGAGGAGCCCCACTGTTGAATACTTCTGTTCCCACCAAGAGGTCCTCTTTATACTCCTGAAagg GTACGAGACGCCCCAGGTAGCGTTGAATTGCGGGATCATGCTGAGGGAGTGCATCCGCCACGAGCCGCTCGCCAAGATAGTTCTCCACTCCGATCATTTCCACAGTTTCTTCAACTATGTGGAGATGTCCACCTTCGACATCGCCTCCGACGCCTTTGCCACCTTCAAG GATCTCCTGACAAGACACAAAGTGCTTGTGGCTGAATACCTCGAACAGAACTACGATGCT GTGTTTGCAGACTATGAGAAGCTGCTGCACTCCGAGAACTACGTCACCAAGAGGCAGTCCCTAAAG cttctgGGCGAGCTGTTACTGGACAGACATAACTTCACGGTGATGACGCGCTACATCAGCAAGCCTGAGAATCTCAAGCTGATGATGAATCTGCTCAGAGACAAGAGTCCCAACATCCAGTTTGAGGCCTTCCATGTGTTTAAG gtgtttgtaGCGAACCCCAACAAGACGCAGCCCATCATCGACATCCTGCTCAAGAACCAGACCAAGCTCATCGACTTCCTGAGCAACTTCCAGAAGGACCGCGCGGACGACGAGCAGTTCAACGACGAGAAGACGTACCTAATCAAACAGATCAGGGATCTGAAGAAACCGGCCTCCTAG
- the cdadc1 gene encoding cytidine and dCMP deaminase domain-containing protein 1, whose translation MEGSKTRNRADTGQSSPGGDTKDDSTQTDSRAQGYGPRLSKVNLFTLLSLWMELFPREQHEEDDNSQIRGMGLVVVRDSKVMGLHCSGAELHAGQAAIIQHGPRLADCQLYFSRRPCATCLKMIINAGVSQICFWPGDPEVSMLRSASTNPSDSSHSNSPPGRITEEAALDAVATEKLKSNSRPHICVLLQPLMPGLAQFVSETSRECDFMERVTDDEPGLNAEELFNGDRTKHLKDFSRQFLVGTSQQHREILTQMGLENFCVEPYFSNLRSNMRQLVEVLATVAAGVPLRHYSFYREQCSATEPSPAKSSPPPSPPHEVVSQEVARHCIIQARLLAYRTEDPKVGVGAVIWARAHTAGCDGTGRLYLVGCGYNAYPAGSKYAEYPQMDNKQEDRQRRKYRFIVHAEQNALTFRTREFKAGEPTILFVTKCPCDECVPLIRGAGITHVYTTDQDRDKDKGDISYMRFSSMKDVNKFIWQKNPSDCSASFPQVANGCVGKHSRQTERESHSSKKLRINRSHDLPSVS comes from the exons ATGGAAGGAAGCAAGACAAGGAACCGTGCCGATACGGGCCAGTCCAGCCCGGGTGGAGATACGAAAGACGATAGCACCCAGACTGACAGCAGAGCACAAG GTTATGGCCCCAGGTTATCAAAGGTCAATCTGTTTACCTTATTGAGTTTGTGGATGGAGCTGTTCCCTCGGGAACAGCATGAAGAGGATGACAACAGTCAG ATCCGTGGCATGGGTCTGGTGGTGGTGCGGGACAGTAAGGTGATGGGACTCCACTGTTCAGGAGCTGAGCTTCACGCAGGACAGGCAGCCATTATCCAACATGGCCCCCGCTTGGCTGACTGTCAGCTGTACTTCTCTAGGAGACCCTGTGCTACCTGCCTCAAGATGATCATCAACG CTGGAGTCAGTCAGATCTGTTTCTGGCCCGGAGACCCTGAGGTCAGCATGCTGAGGTCCGCCTCTACAAACCCTTCGGACTCCTCCCACTCCAACAGTCCACCTGGCCGCATCACGGAGGAGGCGGCGCTAGACGCTGTGGCGACAGAGAAGCTGAAGTCCAACAGCCGCCCTCACATCTGTGTACTGCTGCAGCCGCTGATGCCCGGCCTGGCACAGTTTGTTAGCGAGACGTCCAGAGAGTGTGATTTCATGGAGAGAGTGACTGATGACGAACCAGGGCTGAACGCAGAGGAACTCTTCAACGG AGATCGAACGAAGCACCTGAAGGATTTCTCCCGACAGTTTCTGGTCGGGACGTCGCAGCAGCACCGGGAGATCTTGACACAAATGGGTCTGGAGAACTTCTGCGTGGAGCCCTACTTCTCAAACCTGAGGAGCAACATGAGGCAGCTGGTGGAGGTTCTGGCCACGGTGGCCGCCGGGGTGCCGCTTCGACACTACAGTTTCTACAG GGAACAGTGTTCAGCCACTGAGCCATCACCGGCCAAGTCCTCACcgcccccttctcctcctcatgaAGTAGTATCCCAAGAAGTGGCTCGCCATTGCATTATCCAAGCCAGACTGCTGGCCTACAGAACAG AGGACCCCAAAGTGGGTGTGGGTGCTGTTATCTGGGCCAGAGCACACACG GCTGGCTGCGACGGAACGGGGCGCCTGTACCTGGTGGGTTGCGGGTACAACGCTTACCCAGCAGGCTCCAAGTACGCCGAGTACCCACAGATGGACAACAAGCAGGAGGACCGGCAGAGACGCAAATACAGATTCATCGTCCACGCAGAGCAGAACGCCCTCACCTTCAG GACTCGAGAATTCAAAGCGGGGGAGCCCACCATCCTGTTCGTAACCAAGTGTCCGTGTGACGAGTGCGTCCCTCTGATCAGAGGAGCCGGCATCACACACGTCTACACCACCGACCAGGACAGGGACAAAGACAAGGGAGACATTTCCTACATGAGGTTCAGCAGCATGAAGGACGTCAACAAGTTCATA TGGCAGAAGAACCCTTCAGATTGCTCGGCGTCCTTTCCTCAAGTTGCCA acGGTTGTGTCGGGAAGCACAGCAGACAGACCGAGCGGGAGAGCCACAGCAGCAAGAAGCTGCGCATCAACAGATCCCATGACTTACCTTCTGTCAGCTGA